In the genome of Roseovarius sp. Pro17, the window CCGTCACGCCGCCGAACTGACCCGCGCGGGCAAGTTGGTGTCGGTCGCGGGCGGCGGCGATACGGTCGCCGCCCTGAATCGGGCTGGGGCAGCGGATGATTTTACCTACATCTCGACCGCCGGGGGCGCGTTTCTGGAATGGATGGAGGGCAAGGATTTGCCTGGTGTCGCCGCCCTGAAGGGGTGAAGCGTTAGCGCGACCACAATTGCCAGCAAGCCGGCGCTGACATAAAAGCGCGCAGGACATTGAAATTTTGATGAGCGGAGCCGAACCCATGCCGAACGCAGCCCAAGCAGAGAAAATTCGCGCCGGGAACGGCTTTGTTGCGGCGCTCGATCAGTCGGGAGGATCGACGCCCAAGGCGCTGGCCCTCTATGGCGTGGCCGAGGATGCCTATGGCTCGGACGCCGAAATGTTCGATCTGATACATGCGATGCGCGCCCGCATCGCGCAGGCGCCCGATTTCAACGGCGACAAAGTGATCGGCGCGATCCTATTCGAGATGACGATGGACCGCGAAATGGGTGGCAAGCCCTCGGCGCGCTACCTTTGGGAAGAACGCGGCGTCGTGCCGTTCCTCAAAGTCGACAAGGGGCTGGAGGCCGAATCCGACGGCGTGCGCCTGATGAAACCGATGCCCGATCTGGATGCGCTGTGCAAACGCGCAGTCGATGCCGGGATATTTGGCACCAAGATGCGCTCGGTCATAGACGCGGCGTCAGCCAGCGGGATTGAGGCGATTGTTGCTCAGCAGTTCGAGGTGGGGCAGCAAATTCTGGGTCACGGCCTGATCCCGATCATCGAACCCGAAGTGACCATCTCGATCAACGACAAGGCCGAGGCTGAGGCCCTACTGCTGGACACGATCGCGCGCCATTTGGACGCATTGCCCGAGGGCACAGAAGTTATGCTGAAGCTGACGCTGCCCGAGACGGCGAACCAGTATCAGGCACTGACCCAGCACCCTGCCGTCATGCGCGTTGTCGCCTTGTCGGGCGGTTATAGCCGCGACGAGGCGAACCGCCGTCTAGCCCAGAATAGTGGAATCGTCGCCAGCTTTAGCCGCGCGCTGACCGAGGGGCTGTCGACCGATCAGACCGATGCCGAGTTCAAC includes:
- a CDS encoding fructose bisphosphate aldolase yields the protein MPNAAQAEKIRAGNGFVAALDQSGGSTPKALALYGVAEDAYGSDAEMFDLIHAMRARIAQAPDFNGDKVIGAILFEMTMDREMGGKPSARYLWEERGVVPFLKVDKGLEAESDGVRLMKPMPDLDALCKRAVDAGIFGTKMRSVIDAASASGIEAIVAQQFEVGQQILGHGLIPIIEPEVTISINDKAEAEALLLDTIARHLDALPEGTEVMLKLTLPETANQYQALTQHPAVMRVVALSGGYSRDEANRRLAQNSGIVASFSRALTEGLSTDQTDAEFNSTIGKTIDSIHAASVVG